One segment of Candidatus Fokinia solitaria DNA contains the following:
- a CDS encoding MFS transporter yields MTKNKNIIKILIGVFFTVFLGYRHIIRYSVGVLGTIIGRYIPIKYRSALSHNSKYLRILITVFLSCFYGYQYVIRILPAILINYFPARYHVSPHEFGLFASIYYIAYSTAHIPVGLALDRFGLRNVIFLSVFLLSSSLILCIVCDTWYAVIFSRVIAGIVSSAAILGCFKALSTMFSPQVFNFSLGIAVSIGLALAAIGNVLVNNMFLARGFDALFIHLSLIGLGLTLIIFLLIPNAKNFSLISYHHQKSDAKITFSAIWSIFKNKQIITLFLINGAMIGVMEGFMDAWGSTFLQEKIGISALEASYVATVILSGHAIGAPIIGYLSSRYIGCIPLIRYCGVALLTLLVFFATVSSDVLQYSILEIRSCYIALFIMGIATAYQIPLIAATIALADPKVSGLTGALCNMVGMAFGSLFHHTIPFINSLCDKKMEGALYTLLCGTIFGLLGTFYPKWTQKLTKISNH; encoded by the coding sequence ATGACTAAGAATAAAAATATTATCAAAATTCTGATAGGCGTATTCTTCACCGTCTTTCTAGGTTATAGACACATTATAAGATATTCAGTAGGAGTACTAGGTACTATCATAGGACGTTATATACCGATAAAATATCGCAGTGCACTATCGCATAACAGCAAATATCTCAGAATCCTTATTACCGTATTCTTAAGCTGTTTTTATGGCTATCAATACGTTATAAGAATACTACCAGCAATTTTGATAAATTACTTTCCAGCAAGATATCATGTCAGCCCTCATGAATTTGGACTTTTCGCAAGTATTTATTATATCGCATATTCCACCGCACACATTCCTGTTGGATTAGCATTAGATAGATTTGGACTAAGAAATGTAATTTTTCTATCTGTATTCTTATTGTCATCTAGCTTGATACTGTGCATTGTATGCGACACATGGTATGCGGTAATCTTTTCGAGAGTGATAGCTGGTATAGTATCATCTGCTGCCATTCTTGGCTGTTTTAAAGCATTATCAACAATGTTCTCGCCACAAGTATTCAACTTCAGTCTTGGCATTGCTGTGTCTATAGGATTAGCTTTAGCCGCTATTGGTAATGTGTTAGTGAATAACATGTTTTTAGCACGAGGATTTGATGCATTATTCATACATCTTTCACTCATCGGCTTAGGACTGACATTGATCATTTTCTTATTAATACCAAATGCTAAAAACTTCTCACTAATTTCGTATCATCATCAAAAGAGTGATGCGAAAATTACTTTTTCTGCGATCTGGTCTATCTTTAAGAATAAGCAAATAATCACTTTATTCTTAATAAATGGTGCAATGATAGGCGTAATGGAGGGATTTATGGATGCTTGGGGTAGCACATTTTTGCAAGAGAAAATAGGCATTTCCGCATTAGAAGCTTCTTACGTAGCGACAGTGATTTTGTCGGGACATGCTATCGGTGCTCCTATAATAGGGTATTTAAGCAGTAGATACATAGGATGCATACCATTAATCAGATATTGCGGTGTCGCTCTGCTAACGCTTCTTGTGTTCTTTGCTACAGTCTCTTCTGATGTGTTACAATACAGCATACTAGAGATAAGAAGTTGTTACATCGCATTATTCATCATGGGTATCGCAACTGCTTACCAAATACCGCTGATCGCCGCTACTATCGCGTTAGCAGATCCTAAAGTAAGCGGCCTTACTGGCGCTCTTTGCAATATGGTAGGAATGGCATTCGGCAGTCTTTTTCATCATACTATACCATTCATTAACTCACTGTGCGATAAAAAGATGGAAGGTGCACTGTACACACTACTTTGCGGTACAATCTTCGGATTGCTAGGCACTTTTTATCCAAAATGGACTCAGAAGCTTACAAAAATTTCAAATCATTAA
- the miaB gene encoding tRNA (N6-isopentenyl adenosine(37)-C2)-methylthiotransferase MiaB: protein MPRMLYIKTYGCQMNVYDSGKIQDLLLPHGFIITDTPSESDVIVINTCHIREKASEKLYAELGRLANFKRRKQQEGKDIIIVVAGCVAQAEGAEVVKRAPVVDIVVGPQSYHELPTLIERIRREKKWLVELSFEESKKFDALPIDISSQSISAFISIQEGCDKFCHFCCVPYTRGAEYSRSPEKIMKELSYILDSRNVSEVTLLGQNVNAYHGVDEYGNLWTLGRLLEVLSQDERIKRLRYTTSHPRDMNDELLFMIHKHPKIMPFIHLPVQSGSDKILKNMNRKHTTKEYLEIIEKFRAISDKIQFSSDFIVGYPGETEADFSDTLQLVKTVEYASAYSFKYSPRPGTPASIMSEQISEEVKQERLAKLQELLEVQKLHFNQEMLEQEMKVLLMKDGKKKSQWIGKTEYMQSVIVDKVPHGVEIGDIVTVKITEAFTNSMKGEIRDFA, encoded by the coding sequence ATGCCTAGAATGCTTTATATCAAGACTTATGGCTGTCAAATGAACGTGTATGATTCTGGAAAAATACAAGATTTATTGCTGCCGCATGGTTTCATAATTACCGATACTCCATCAGAATCGGATGTTATCGTAATTAATACGTGTCATATAAGAGAAAAAGCTTCTGAAAAGTTGTATGCAGAACTTGGTAGATTAGCAAATTTTAAGCGTAGAAAACAGCAAGAGGGTAAAGATATAATAATAGTGGTAGCAGGATGTGTGGCACAAGCGGAAGGAGCGGAAGTCGTAAAAAGAGCCCCCGTAGTAGATATAGTAGTAGGTCCTCAATCATATCACGAACTACCTACTCTAATAGAAAGAATAAGAAGAGAGAAAAAATGGTTAGTAGAGCTTTCCTTTGAAGAAAGTAAAAAGTTTGATGCATTGCCGATAGATATTTCTTCGCAGTCCATTTCAGCATTTATATCTATTCAAGAGGGATGCGATAAATTTTGTCATTTCTGTTGCGTGCCGTATACAAGAGGCGCTGAATATTCTCGTTCTCCAGAGAAGATAATGAAGGAATTATCATATATTCTTGATAGTAGAAATGTCTCAGAGGTTACTTTATTAGGGCAAAACGTAAATGCATACCATGGAGTGGATGAATATGGCAATTTGTGGACTTTAGGGCGTTTATTGGAAGTTTTATCACAAGATGAGCGTATTAAAAGATTACGTTATACCACATCTCATCCGCGTGATATGAATGATGAATTGCTATTTATGATTCATAAACATCCTAAAATAATGCCGTTTATACATCTACCAGTGCAGTCCGGATCAGATAAAATTCTGAAAAATATGAATAGAAAACATACTACGAAGGAATATCTTGAAATAATTGAAAAATTCAGAGCAATTTCTGATAAAATACAGTTTTCATCCGATTTTATAGTAGGCTATCCAGGAGAAACGGAGGCGGATTTTAGTGATACTTTGCAGTTGGTGAAAACTGTTGAATATGCTTCGGCGTATTCTTTTAAGTATAGTCCAAGACCTGGTACTCCAGCTTCCATAATGTCAGAGCAAATCTCAGAAGAAGTGAAGCAAGAAAGATTAGCAAAATTGCAAGAGTTGTTAGAGGTGCAAAAGCTGCACTTTAATCAAGAAATGTTAGAGCAAGAGATGAAGGTATTATTGATGAAAGATGGTAAGAAAAAATCTCAATGGATTGGAAAAACAGAATATATGCAGTCTGTGATAGTGGATAAAGTGCCACATGGAGTAGAAATAGGAGATATAGTGACTGTAAAAATTACCGAAGCATTTACTAATAGTATGAAAGGGGAAATACGAGATTTTGCATGA
- the thyX gene encoding FAD-dependent thymidylate synthase has translation MKHSAVNALDEVLGQRFDVLDKGFIRVIDYMGDDSAVVQAARVSYGKGTKKVLEDRGLIRYLMRNRHTTPFEMCEIKLHIKLPIFIARQWMRHRTGSFNEYSARYSILDSDMYTPDDSTPCLQSSSNKQGRDTTVDTTLGKQISSSIQKNNETAYLLYEELLANGVAKEIARIVLPLNCYTQFYWKVNLNNLMHFIKLRLDRHAQYEIRQYAKILYDILKIWVPTSLEAFNDYLLNGMYLSEKVMTILKRKIKGENIQYEDSGLSKQEWAIIEDCFI, from the coding sequence ATGAAACATAGTGCAGTTAATGCACTTGATGAAGTACTTGGTCAGCGATTTGATGTACTAGACAAAGGCTTCATAAGAGTGATCGATTACATGGGTGACGATAGTGCAGTTGTTCAAGCTGCTAGAGTTTCTTATGGAAAAGGCACAAAGAAGGTGCTAGAGGATCGAGGTCTCATCAGATATCTGATGAGAAATCGCCACACCACGCCGTTCGAAATGTGCGAAATAAAATTGCATATAAAACTTCCAATATTTATAGCTAGACAGTGGATGAGACATCGAACTGGTAGTTTCAATGAGTATTCTGCGAGATATTCAATACTTGATTCTGACATGTATACTCCGGATGATTCTACACCATGTTTGCAATCATCATCCAATAAGCAAGGGCGTGATACAACTGTAGATACCACCTTAGGCAAACAAATTAGCAGTTCTATTCAGAAAAATAATGAGACAGCATATCTACTATATGAAGAGTTGCTTGCAAATGGAGTAGCAAAAGAAATAGCAAGAATTGTACTACCTCTAAATTGTTATACGCAATTTTACTGGAAAGTTAACCTTAATAATCTGATGCATTTCATAAAACTGCGTCTTGATAGACATGCACAGTATGAGATAAGGCAGTATGCTAAGATACTGTACGATATCCTAAAAATTTGGGTACCAACGTCGTTAGAAGCATTTAACGATTATCTGCTGAATGGTATGTACCTTTCCGAAAAAGTAATGACGATATTGAAACGCAAAATAAAAGGAGAAAATATACAATACGAAGATTCAGGATTATCTAAACAAGAATGGGCTATCATAGAAGATTGTTTTATTTAA
- a CDS encoding YifB family Mg chelatase-like AAA ATPase, translated as MQNESIMLSTVKSVAFSGIEVQEIEVQTHIGAGLPCFNIVGLAAKSIAESRDRVRAVFNSIGFGLPAKRITINLAPADIIKSGTHFDLCIALSILVAMEVIAQEEIGNFVILGELSLNGSIRHVNGVLPAAIKATEIGCGVICPSMNIREVSYSGNKNIIVASHIVELVNHLKGRELISNQRYADSYLKEEKSTEHNKDFSDVKGQILAKRGMEIAAAGGHHVLMVGPPGSGKSMLASRLHTIMPPLTVEEQLETTIIASLAGILRPENGLITERPFREPHSSCTTPAMIGGGKDASPGEVTLSHLGILFLDEMPEFGRGTLESLRQPIEAKYVQIARVNNHVAYPAKFQLVGAMNPCKCGYFGSKNVDAICKKAPSCAIDYQNRISGPLLDRFDLQVTMNDEYHSFHSEQREESSCLILQRVIAARELQRERNVRNGRTYLNSELEGELLHDVTKMDEEGEKLFLKIVEKFYFSSRSINKLKKVARTIADLKQSTSRLSKYDLSEALNYRVLNDRKMK; from the coding sequence ATGCAGAATGAGAGCATTATGCTATCTACGGTGAAGAGTGTAGCATTTTCTGGAATTGAGGTACAAGAAATTGAAGTACAAACTCATATAGGTGCAGGATTGCCGTGTTTTAACATTGTTGGTCTTGCAGCAAAATCGATAGCAGAATCGAGAGATAGAGTAAGAGCGGTATTTAATAGTATAGGATTTGGTCTTCCTGCTAAGAGAATTACGATTAATTTAGCGCCTGCTGATATTATAAAAAGCGGCACGCATTTCGATTTATGTATTGCATTATCTATTTTAGTAGCGATGGAAGTGATAGCGCAGGAAGAGATTGGCAATTTCGTAATATTAGGAGAATTATCATTAAATGGCAGTATAAGGCATGTGAACGGAGTATTGCCCGCTGCTATTAAAGCGACGGAAATAGGATGTGGTGTTATATGTCCAAGTATGAATATTAGAGAGGTATCATATTCTGGTAATAAGAATATTATAGTAGCGTCGCATATTGTGGAGTTAGTGAATCATCTGAAAGGCAGAGAGCTCATCAGTAATCAGCGATATGCTGATTCGTACTTAAAAGAGGAAAAAAGTACTGAACATAACAAGGATTTTTCTGATGTAAAAGGGCAGATTTTAGCAAAAAGAGGAATGGAAATAGCTGCTGCAGGAGGGCATCACGTGCTAATGGTAGGCCCTCCAGGCTCTGGTAAATCAATGTTAGCGAGTCGTTTACATACAATAATGCCTCCTCTTACTGTTGAAGAGCAGTTAGAAACTACGATTATTGCTAGTTTAGCAGGTATATTACGCCCTGAGAATGGTCTGATTACGGAACGCCCGTTTAGAGAACCACATTCTTCATGTACAACACCTGCAATGATTGGTGGAGGAAAAGATGCAAGTCCAGGAGAAGTTACTCTTTCTCATCTAGGTATATTGTTTCTTGATGAAATGCCGGAATTTGGAAGAGGAACTTTAGAATCATTGAGGCAGCCAATAGAAGCGAAATATGTGCAGATTGCAAGAGTTAACAATCATGTTGCATATCCTGCGAAGTTTCAACTTGTAGGGGCGATGAATCCATGTAAATGCGGATATTTTGGCAGTAAAAATGTTGATGCAATATGTAAAAAGGCGCCATCTTGTGCGATTGATTATCAAAATAGAATTTCCGGCCCTTTGCTTGATAGATTCGATTTACAAGTGACTATGAATGATGAATATCATTCTTTTCATAGCGAACAGAGAGAAGAGAGTTCTTGTCTAATACTGCAGCGTGTGATAGCGGCAAGAGAATTGCAGAGAGAACGTAATGTAAGAAATGGAAGAACATATTTGAACTCGGAACTAGAAGGGGAATTATTACATGATGTAACGAAGATGGACGAAGAAGGAGAAAAGTTATTTCTGAAAATAGTGGAAAAATTCTATTTTTCATCAAGAAGCATAAATAAATTAAAAAAGGTCGCAAGAACGATTGCGGATCTAAAGCAGAGCACTTCAAGATTATCGAAATATGATTTGAGTGAAGCATTGAATTACAGAGTGCTAAACGATAGAAAAATGAAATAA
- the rpmF gene encoding 50S ribosomal protein L32, translated as MAVPKRKTSPSKRGTRRAHNALKALNIVIDPKTGKHHLPHMMSDDGLYRGRSILKKS; from the coding sequence ATGGCTGTACCTAAGAGAAAAACTTCTCCTTCTAAGAGAGGCACAAGAAGAGCGCATAATGCACTCAAAGCACTAAATATAGTGATAGATCCAAAGACAGGAAAACATCACCTCCCTCATATGATGTCTGACGACGGTTTATATAGAGGACGTAGTATACTAAAAAAGTCCTAG
- a CDS encoding acyl-CoA desaturase — MNSKINWPVFTVLVVYPVLILLGIALYIAFYGVCTKELWLAVIAYYVSNISVGVGLHRLWSHGAYKVNRVVEIILIFTSAFSLQGPVLAWVSDHKFHHAYPDTDKDPHTPVKYQNPLKGFFWAHLGWMIFGESTTKHIDKGTISTLGKDKMLVWQLKNYWQLALFTQVVPTALLGFAFFNAPIQAMLAGFLFCGLGRALQQQMTFSVNSICHFWGKRRYADDSSVDVWWLALLLLGENWHNYHHAFGKDYRNGHKWYHLDVHKWIIWCMSKIGLARDLHVTPEVRVAAVQREYEQKMLERGKQQTTEAKDFAWCTLNAVSQKLVSLEKMYEDALQSTSASLGTGKLQSTFSNLVLSMKNRISQDFNYRAHTVSQEQPSISSALDCVAKINMIGELLQKSIGAVKGCDVKVIHQSVMDALKAGKRAMNILDSVFFRSLDVLRRAETALESMRKSDFTEIMDGTKKLQKCLLKLKKKCAVA, encoded by the coding sequence ATGAATTCTAAGATTAATTGGCCTGTTTTTACCGTTCTTGTGGTATATCCTGTTCTCATACTACTTGGCATAGCGCTGTACATTGCGTTTTATGGAGTATGCACGAAAGAATTATGGCTTGCAGTGATAGCATACTATGTTTCTAATATATCAGTCGGAGTAGGGCTACATAGATTGTGGTCGCACGGTGCTTATAAAGTTAATAGAGTTGTAGAAATAATATTGATATTTACAAGCGCTTTTTCATTACAAGGTCCAGTACTTGCCTGGGTGTCAGATCATAAATTTCATCATGCATACCCTGACACAGATAAAGATCCGCATACTCCAGTGAAATATCAAAATCCTCTGAAAGGCTTTTTTTGGGCGCATCTCGGCTGGATGATATTTGGAGAATCTACTACGAAGCACATAGACAAAGGTACGATATCTACATTAGGGAAAGATAAGATGCTTGTGTGGCAACTAAAAAATTATTGGCAATTAGCTTTATTTACTCAAGTAGTGCCTACCGCACTTCTTGGCTTTGCTTTTTTCAATGCGCCAATTCAAGCTATGCTAGCAGGCTTTTTGTTCTGTGGCTTAGGTAGAGCATTGCAGCAGCAAATGACTTTTTCTGTGAATTCTATATGTCATTTTTGGGGTAAGAGACGTTATGCTGATGATAGTTCTGTAGATGTGTGGTGGCTTGCATTGCTGTTATTAGGAGAGAATTGGCATAATTACCACCATGCATTTGGTAAAGATTATAGAAATGGCCATAAATGGTATCATCTCGATGTGCATAAGTGGATTATATGGTGTATGTCAAAGATTGGATTAGCAAGAGATTTGCATGTTACTCCAGAAGTGAGGGTAGCTGCGGTACAAAGAGAATACGAGCAGAAAATGCTTGAGAGAGGAAAACAGCAAACTACGGAAGCAAAAGATTTTGCGTGGTGCACTTTAAATGCGGTATCACAAAAACTTGTCTCCTTGGAGAAAATGTATGAAGATGCTTTACAGAGTACTTCCGCGTCTCTCGGTACTGGAAAATTACAAAGCACATTTTCAAACCTTGTACTGTCTATGAAAAATCGCATATCGCAAGATTTTAATTATCGCGCACATACTGTCAGTCAAGAACAGCCTTCTATATCTTCTGCATTAGATTGTGTTGCCAAGATTAATATGATTGGTGAACTGCTGCAAAAAAGTATTGGCGCAGTCAAAGGTTGTGATGTGAAAGTGATTCATCAAAGTGTTATGGATGCTTTGAAAGCTGGCAAAAGAGCAATGAATATTCTGGATAGTGTATTTTTCAGAAGTTTAGATGTTCTACGTAGAGCGGAAACAGCATTAGAAAGTATGAGAAAATCCGATTTTACAGAAATTATGGATGGTACGAAGAAACTTCAGAAATGCCTCTTAAAATTGAAGAAGAAGTGCGCAGTTGCTTAG
- the dnaX gene encoding DNA polymerase III subunit gamma/tau — translation MSSNNSHIVLSRKYRPSRFLDVVGQDITIKVIRNAILLDRVPHAILLTGTRGIGKTTIARLIAKALNCTSLMDNGEGCGMCSNCVQIARMQHPDVMEIDAASNTSVNDVRDIIETAQYMPLHSRYKIFIIDEVHMVSNSGFNAILKTLEEPPSHVKFILATTEFRKIPETIISRCQRMHLRALSQFELTEYYINVLEREGCKVESGVVDMVAEAARGSIRDGLSILEQALTVALFNDRCSPVITLDDIESLLGKVSLLTIAEILRDVAYSDTHAALEKSRKLYDGGANEAKAILEAMLTVVYECIMQSDSLKESDSCLNILLKDSRVMDRAFLLKAWNLLIELQKQAKYTADITKMLEVVLVKMSYVGTFENTDKLMDVLKMIISDEIVQPSFISDGVNDTRTTEDFFYRIERLINDIIAKGRSELLYVVSNELKIADVDHEYCIIKANPISDEKKAYLISHLTEVTGKSWKLEFTTNAECFTYSELKKQRQDLTLKKMQDAPFIQSIRQFMSDFEVDRTIHDDKD, via the coding sequence ATGAGCAGCAATAATTCGCACATTGTATTATCAAGAAAATACAGGCCATCGAGATTTTTGGATGTAGTTGGGCAAGATATTACCATAAAAGTAATAAGAAATGCCATTCTCTTAGATAGAGTGCCTCATGCGATTCTTCTGACAGGTACACGAGGAATAGGTAAAACAACTATCGCGCGTTTGATTGCAAAAGCATTAAATTGTACGAGTCTGATGGATAATGGAGAAGGATGCGGTATGTGTAGTAATTGTGTGCAAATTGCACGAATGCAACATCCTGATGTGATGGAGATAGATGCGGCGAGTAATACTAGTGTGAATGACGTTAGAGATATCATAGAAACAGCGCAATATATGCCACTTCACTCTAGATATAAAATCTTTATCATAGATGAAGTGCATATGGTTTCAAACAGTGGATTTAATGCAATATTAAAGACATTAGAAGAGCCTCCTTCTCATGTAAAATTTATCCTTGCTACAACAGAATTTAGAAAAATACCGGAAACGATAATATCTAGATGTCAAAGGATGCACCTTCGTGCGTTATCGCAGTTTGAATTAACTGAGTATTATATTAATGTATTGGAAAGAGAAGGATGTAAAGTAGAAAGCGGTGTTGTAGATATGGTAGCAGAAGCAGCTAGAGGCTCAATAAGAGACGGATTATCGATCTTGGAGCAAGCCTTAACTGTAGCATTATTCAATGATAGATGTAGTCCTGTCATTACGCTTGATGATATTGAGTCGTTACTTGGTAAAGTATCATTACTTACTATTGCAGAAATTCTGAGAGATGTAGCTTATTCAGATACGCACGCAGCATTAGAAAAGAGTAGAAAATTGTATGACGGTGGTGCAAATGAAGCAAAAGCTATATTAGAAGCAATGCTTACTGTAGTGTATGAATGCATCATGCAAAGTGATAGTTTAAAGGAATCTGATAGTTGTCTTAATATATTGTTGAAAGATAGTCGTGTGATGGATAGAGCGTTTTTGCTGAAAGCGTGGAATTTACTCATTGAGCTTCAAAAACAAGCAAAGTACACTGCTGATATCACGAAGATGTTAGAAGTGGTATTGGTAAAAATGTCATATGTAGGTACGTTTGAAAATACTGATAAATTAATGGATGTTTTAAAAATGATTATAAGTGATGAAATAGTACAACCATCGTTTATTAGTGATGGTGTTAATGATACTCGTACTACGGAAGATTTTTTTTATAGGATAGAGCGATTGATCAATGATATTATTGCGAAGGGCAGAAGCGAGCTTTTATACGTTGTCAGTAATGAATTGAAAATTGCAGATGTAGATCATGAGTATTGTATTATAAAAGCTAATCCAATTAGTGATGAAAAAAAAGCTTACCTCATATCTCATTTAACTGAAGTGACGGGTAAGAGTTGGAAGTTAGAGTTTACAACAAATGCCGAATGCTTCACTTACTCAGAGTTAAAAAAGCAAAGGCAAGATTTAACACTTAAGAAAATGCAAGACGCGCCATTTATTCAATCAATACGACAATTCATGAGCGATTTTGAAGTAGATAGGACGATTCACGATGACAAGGATTAA
- a CDS encoding triose-phosphate isomerase, whose protein sequence is MIRDFFVIANWKMSGSLLFIQQMNTFIASWQEIKDVAFRKNSVRIKIVICPPHPYISSLHDVITSLDSDLLYLGAQDCSKYENGSYTGEVSAKALKEFGCSYVILGHQERRQMHENHDIITQKIEVAKKYDIVTIQCVNDHDIQDKVALSGDIIAYEPAQHIGATECESMDKISSITQLVKSTEKRKVIYGGAVNSDNVHLLYQITELDGILVGRSSLDYTEFTRLLYNVA, encoded by the coding sequence ATGATCAGAGATTTTTTCGTAATCGCCAACTGGAAAATGAGTGGCTCATTGCTATTCATACAACAGATGAACACATTTATTGCATCATGGCAAGAAATAAAGGACGTCGCGTTTCGTAAAAATTCCGTACGCATTAAGATTGTAATATGTCCTCCACATCCCTATATCTCATCACTACATGATGTTATTACATCACTCGATTCAGATCTGCTTTACTTGGGTGCGCAAGATTGTAGCAAGTATGAGAATGGCTCTTATACAGGAGAAGTAAGCGCTAAAGCGCTGAAAGAATTTGGATGCTCATATGTAATACTTGGCCATCAAGAAAGAAGGCAAATGCATGAAAATCATGATATCATTACACAGAAAATTGAAGTAGCCAAGAAATATGATATCGTAACAATACAATGCGTAAATGATCACGACATACAAGACAAAGTTGCTTTATCTGGCGATATAATAGCATATGAGCCTGCACAACATATTGGTGCTACAGAATGCGAATCTATGGATAAAATATCATCAATTACGCAATTAGTAAAAAGTACCGAAAAGCGCAAAGTAATATACGGAGGCGCCGTCAACTCTGATAATGTGCATCTCTTATACCAAATCACTGAATTAGATGGCATACTCGTCGGAAGAAGTAGCCTCGATTATACAGAATTCACGAGGCTGCTATATAACGTAGCATAA
- a CDS encoding glycoside hydrolase family 108 protein, with the protein MNDDEKFEYAVNLVLAMEGGYVNHPSDKGRETKYGISKRSNPNVNIKNLTVRQAKQIYYIKYWRPNRYYLIKNTIIAAKIFDIAVHAGSQVANKMLQRALWATGCKNVAETGILDEQTLKATNRAKPAVLLSALKSEVAGYYRIISSKDDNKLFLRGWLRRAYS; encoded by the coding sequence ATGAACGATGATGAAAAATTTGAATATGCCGTCAATCTCGTACTTGCGATGGAAGGCGGATATGTCAATCATCCATCTGATAAAGGAAGAGAAACAAAGTACGGCATCTCCAAGAGATCTAATCCTAATGTGAATATCAAAAATCTCACCGTAAGGCAAGCAAAGCAAATATATTACATAAAATATTGGAGGCCAAATCGCTATTATCTGATAAAAAATACCATAATAGCAGCAAAGATCTTTGATATTGCGGTACATGCAGGTTCTCAAGTAGCGAATAAAATGTTACAACGTGCACTTTGGGCAACAGGCTGTAAAAATGTAGCGGAGACTGGCATATTGGACGAACAAACTCTTAAAGCAACAAACAGAGCAAAACCTGCTGTACTTTTAAGTGCACTTAAATCGGAAGTTGCAGGATATTACAGAATAATATCTTCTAAAGATGATAACAAACTCTTCTTAAGAGGATGGCTTAGAAGAGCTTATTCATAA
- a CDS encoding YerC/YecD family TrpR-related protein, whose amino-acid sequence MQLQKEKFNKFEIPTLYNIISLLPKSTNVLALLRDLCTPPELRILRERLTIALYLQHKPNFSYKMIKNLTGSSVTTIMKVNHVLQNKICNGYKTILPQCNIYTSLEEALLKTGTAERCKDLISDLCTTYEINIFETRLVVAYLLSKGSSNKEIINFISVSTATLTRIRRFLNYENNRGYTAAFHLFDKYNCDNNTAMLKFKI is encoded by the coding sequence ATGCAATTACAAAAGGAAAAATTTAATAAGTTTGAAATACCAACTTTATACAACATAATATCACTGCTGCCAAAATCTACAAATGTACTTGCTTTGTTGAGAGATCTATGTACACCACCTGAATTGAGAATTTTAAGAGAAAGATTGACAATAGCTTTATATCTTCAGCATAAACCTAATTTCTCATATAAGATGATCAAAAATCTCACAGGAAGCAGCGTGACAACTATAATGAAAGTAAATCACGTACTACAAAATAAAATTTGTAATGGATATAAAACGATACTACCTCAGTGTAATATCTATACTTCGCTTGAAGAGGCGCTTTTAAAGACAGGCACTGCGGAAAGATGTAAAGATCTCATATCGGATCTGTGTACCACTTATGAAATAAATATATTCGAAACAAGATTAGTCGTGGCGTATTTATTATCAAAAGGCTCTAGTAATAAGGAAATAATAAATTTTATCTCAGTCAGTACAGCGACATTAACTAGAATAAGAAGATTTTTAAATTATGAAAATAATAGAGGATATACGGCGGCATTTCATCTATTTGACAAGTACAACTGCGATAACAATACAGCTATGTTAAAATTTAAAATATAA